A region of Heliangelus exortis chromosome 4, bHelExo1.hap1, whole genome shotgun sequence DNA encodes the following proteins:
- the NPY2R gene encoding neuropeptide Y receptor type 2, with the protein MLLYFQGQLCCLDQAAARMGPLEAAGKENQTDEMKMELFTKLYLPRYTTPLNELALDPKPELKDSTTLVEVQIVLIFAYCSIILLGVIGNSLVIHVIIKFKSMRTVTNFFIANLAVADLLVNTLCLPFTLVYTLLGEWKLGPVLCHLVPYAQALAVHVSTVTLTVIALDRHRCIVYHLESKISKRISFLIIGVAWAVSALLASPLAIFREYSLIEIIPDFKIVVCSEKWPGEGQLNYGTIYSISMLLIQYVLPLAVISYAYARIWTKLKNHVSPGAGNDHYHQRRRKTTKMLVCVVVVFAVSWLPFHTFQLVSDIDSQVLDLKEYKLIYTVFHVIAMCSTFANPLLYGWMNNNYRTAFLTAFQCEQRLDSIHPEVSAALKARKKLEAKRIQFPGDSFTQPTNV; encoded by the coding sequence ATGCTGTTGTATTTTCAGGGACAGCTCTGTTGCTTAGACCAGGCTGCTGCAAGGATGGGGCCTCTGGAAGCAGCAGGCAAAGAAAACCAGACGGATGAAATGAAGATGGAGCTGTTCACCAAGCTGTACCTGCCGAGATACACCACGCCACTCAATGAATTGGCTCTGGACCCCAAGCCTGAACTGAAGGACAGTACAACGCTGGTTGAAGTGCAGATAGTCCTCATCTTTGCTTACTGCTCCATCATCCTGCTGGGGGTGATCGGGAACTCCCTCGTCATCCACGTGATCATCAAGTTCAAAAGCATGCGCACAGTGACCAACTTCTTCATTGCCAACCTGGCCGTGGCTGACCTGCTGGTGAACACGCTGTGCCTGCCCTTCACCTTGGTTTACACTCTGTTAGGTGAGTGGAAGCTGGGCCCTGTCTTGTGCCACCTGGTGCCGTATGCCCAGGCTCTTGCTGTGCACGTGTCTACTGTGACTTTGACTGTCATCGCTTTGGATCGGCACCGCTGCATTGTCTACCACCTGGAAAGCAAAATCTCAAAGCGGATCAGCTTCCTCATTATTGGAGTTGCCTGGGCAGTCAGTGCCTTGTTGGCAAGTCCTCTGGCCATCTTCCGTGAGTACTCACTGATTGAGATCATTCCTGACTTCAAGATCGTGGTCTGCTCTGAGAAGTGGCCAGGGGAGGGGCAGCTGAACTACGGCACCATCTACAGCATCTCCATGCTCCTGATCCAGTACGTGCTGCCTCTGGCTGTCATTTCCTACGCCTATGCCCGTATCTGGACCAAGCTCAAGAACCACGTGAGTCCTGGGGCAGGGAATGACCACTACCACCAACGGCGGCGGAAAACCACCAAGATGCTGGTGTGTGTGGTTGTGGTGTTCGCTGTCAGCTGGCTCCCGTTTCACACCTTCCAGCTAGTCAGTGACATTGACAGCCAGGTGTTAGACCTGAAAGAGTACAAACTGATCTACACGGTGTTCCATGTCATCGCCATGTGCTCGACATTTGCTAACCCCCTTCTCTATGGCTGGATGAATAACAACTACAGGACAGCCTTCCTCACAGCCTTCCAGTGTGAGCAGCGGCTGGACTCCATCCACCCTGAAGTGTCAGCAGCTTTGAAAGCCAGGAAGAAGCTGGAAGCAAAGAGGATTCAGTTCCCTGGAGACTCTTTCACACAACCCACTAACGTCTAG